One Megalopta genalis isolate 19385.01 chromosome 5, iyMegGena1_principal, whole genome shotgun sequence DNA window includes the following coding sequences:
- the LOC117220973 gene encoding uncharacterized protein LOC117220973 produces the protein MSIMEMFHLTHPEVLSEPELREILENCCIDFNNYKHLSRSQLIELYKRVAMPLPKREDENSENLDNKKINDQEKKNSVDDCQRDIASLNGTHNTKRSISEIKSSPSSCATKPKSPVNEFKQTSKKIRLCNSNNLRDFNDSDKRINDGKHDEAPSKKRQKITWP, from the exons ATGTCAATAATGGAAATGTTTCATTTAACTCATCCTGAGGTACTGTCAGAACCTGAGCTTCGGGAAATCTTAGAAAAT TGTTGCATCgactttaataattataaacattTATCCAGATCTCAGTTAATAGAATTATACAAACGTGTGGCAATGCCTTTGCCCAAAAGAGAAGATGAAAATTCTGAAAATTTGGATAATAAAAAGATTAATGATCAAGAGAAAAAGAATTCTGTAGATGATTGTCAGAGAGACATAGCTTCATT AAATGGTACACATAATACAAAAAGAAGTATAAGTGAAATAAAATCATCTCCATCTTCTTGTGCGACAAAACCAAAATCTCCTGTGAATGAATTTAAACAAACATCTAAGAAGATACGTTTATGTAATTCAAACAATTTGAGAGATTTCAATGATTCTGATAAACGTATTAATGATGGGAAGCACGAT GAAGCTCCGTCAAAGAAAAGACAGAAGATTACATGGccataa
- the CPR4 gene encoding cuticular protein 4, with protein sequence MAVKVIIVMAIAVLATCNGAAIPVAVPALPPVAKLAAVDPGLNYDPHPQYTYAYDVQDSLTGDSKSQHESRNGDVVSGSYSFIEADGTRRIVEYTADPVNGFNAVVHREPVAVIKPAVKVAPLAFLP encoded by the exons ATGGCTGTCAAG GTAATCATCGTAATGGCAATCGCCGTATTGGCCACGTGCAATGGCGCCGCAATTCCAGTGGCAGTGCCAGCTCTGCCACCAGTGGCCAAACTGGCGGCTGTAGACCCTGGTCTGAACTATGACCCCCATCCTCAATACACCTATGCCTACGATGTGCAAGATAGCTTGACCGGGGACTCGAAGAGCCAGCACGAGAGCAGGAACGGTGACGTTGTCAGCGGCAGTTACAGCTTCATCGAGGCTGATGGCACAAGGAGGATCGTCGAGTACACCGCTGACCCCGTGAACGGGTTCAACGCCGTGGTACACAGGGAGCCGGTCGCTGTCATCAAGCCCGCTGTCAAGGTCGCTCCCCTGGCGTTCCTTCCTTAG
- the l(1)G0007 gene encoding ATP-dependent RNA helicase l(1)G0007 produces the protein MDSSNDSSLYRLEGTDKSQGGGLIIRKKPSDHTFKKPQMSVLGLDKLAKRKRQENAQESNSTRSHSPDSEVKERKYRSYAEETPTHTGGVNSEAQRRLESRLKHQRLSAQDKHHRHHREHSRDSDSRRRDRSRDRDRDRDRDREREKSRSRGSVRQTPLRFKDEPQTPVFKTKDPTSRSNWDDDEDEEPRKSSWDHPTPNLYSNRDSRESTRSEFTPSYKYNSWNKDKASGATPMVDGEEKELWEEEQQRLDREWYALDDGENHAFADVSEEYTRKKEMELEAKRQKRLSAQQRQINKDNELWERNRMLTSGVVSSLDHDDDPDDEGETRVHLLVHNVVPPFLDGRIVFTKQPEPVVPVRDPTSDMALVARKGSALVRAYREQKERRRAQKKHWELAGTHIGNIMGVRDRNKEDKEEPGQEHDFKAGQKYARHIGADEVTGEAKYRTIQHQRRSLPVFAVRQELLNVIRENSVVVIIGETGSGKTTQLTQYLHEDGYSRNGIIGCTQPRRVAAMSVAKRVSDEMATSLGDKVGYAIRFEDCTSKDTVIKYMTDGILLRESLREGDLDRYSVIIMDEAHERSLSTDVLFGLLREVVARRHDLKLIVTSATMDSSKFSAFFGNAATFQIPGRTFPVEILHAKNAVDDYVDAAVKQVLQIHLQPRSGDVLVFMPGQEDIEVTCEALKERLAEIESAPLLSILPIYSQLPSDLQAKIFQRSEGGLRKCVVATNIAETSLTVDGIVFVVDSGYCKLKVYNPRIGMDALQVYPVSRANADQRAGRAGRTGPGTCFRLYTRRQYLDELLLTGVPEIQRTNLANTVLLLKSLGVQDLLAFHFMDPPPQDNILNSLYQLWILGALDHTGRLTPLGRQMAEFPLDPPQCQMLIVASQLGCTADILIIVSMLSVPSIFYRPKGREEDSDSAREKFQVPESDHLTYLNVYNQWKTNGYSSSWCNDHFIHAKAMRKVREVRQQLEEILKQQKMEVVSCGTDWDIVRKCICSAYFHQAARLKGIGEYVNCRTGMPCHLHPTSALFGMGFTPDYVVYHELVMTAKEYMQCVTAVDGHWLAELGPMFFSVKETGRSGRAKRRKAMQHLHEMEGQMKEAEEEMKARAQEQLEREQASIRKKEILTPGIREPGTPAPYRKTPGRLGL, from the exons ATGGATAGCTCAAACGATTCAAGCTTATATAGGTTAGAAGGTACTGACAAAAGTCAAGGTGGAGGTTTAATTATCCGCAAAAAGCCTTCTGATCACACATTTAAGAAGCCTCAGATGTCTGTTCTGGGTCTTGATAAGCTTGCAAAACGAAAAAGACAAGAAAATGCACAAGAGTCGAATTCGACAAGATCACACTCACCGGATTCAGAggttaaagaaagaaaatacAGATCATATGCTGAGGAAACACCAACCCATACTGGTGGAGTAAATTCTGAAGCACAAAGAAGATTAGAATCTCGACTGAAACATCAGAGACTAAGTGCTCAGGACAAGCATCACAGGCATCATAGAGAGCATAGTAGAGACAGCGATTCTCGAAGAAGAGACAGAAGTAGAGATAGGGACAGAGATAGAGATagggatagagaaagagagaagagtaGAAGCAGAGGCAGTGTTAGACAAACGCCTTTGAGATTCAAAGATGAACCGCAGACACCAGTATTTAAAACAAAA GATCCAACATCCAGAAGTAATTGGGACGATGATGAAGATGAAGAACCAAGAAAGTCAAGTTGGGATCATCCAACACCGAATCTTTATAGCAACAGAGACAGCCGTGAAAGTACTAGAAGTGAATTCACTCCTTCGTATAAATATAATTCTTGGAATAAAGATAAAGCCAGTGGTGCTACTCCCATGGTAGATGGAGAAGAAAAAGAGTTGTGGGAAGAAGAACAACAGAG ATTGGACAGGGAATGGTATGCCTTAGATGATGGAGAGAACCATGCATTTGCTGACGTGTCCGAGGAGTATACACGTAAAAAGGAAATGGAACTCGAGGCAAAAAGACAAAAACGTCTCTCTGCGCAACAAAGGCAAATAAATAAGGATAATGAATTGTGGGAGCGTAATAGAATGTTAACATCTGGAGTTGTAAGTTCATTAGACCATGATGACGATCCTGATGATGAGGGTGAAACTAGAGTGCACCTCTTGGTTCACAATGTTGTCCCACCATTTTTAGAtg GTCGAATTGTATTCACTAAACAGCCTGAACCTGTAGTACCTGTACGTGATCCCACTTCTGATATGGCTCTTGTTGCAAGGAAAGGTTCAGCATTAGTACGGGCATACCGTGAACAGAAAGAGCGGCGTAGAGCTCAGAAAAAACATTGGGAGCTAGCTGGAACTCATATTGGAAACATTATGGGTGTTCGTGATAGGAATAAAGAAGACAAAGAAGAACCAGGACAAGAGCACGATTTTAAAGCTGGTCAGAAATACGCTCGCCACATAGGAGCTGATGAAGTTACAGGAGAAGCTAAATACAGAACTATTCAACATCAAAGGAGAAGCCTACCTGTGTTTGCGGTACGCCAAGAACTGTTAAACGTTATTAGAGAAAACAGTGTTGTAGTTATAATTGGAGAAACTGGTAGTGGAAAAACAACACAATTAACACAATATCTCCATGAAGATGGATATAGCCGTAATGGAATAATTGGGTGCACGCAACCTAGAAGAGTAGCAGCTATGTCTGTAGCTAAAAGAGTTTCTGATGAGATGGCTACTAGCTTAGGAGATAAAGTTGGCTATGCTATTCGTTTTGAAGATTGTACTTCAAAAGAT ACTGTTATTAAGTATATGACTGATGGTATTTTATTGAGAGAAAGTTTAAGAGAAGGAGACTTGGATCGATATAGTGTCATCATTATGGACGAAGCTCACGAGAGATCTTTATCTACCGATGTGTTATTTGGTTTGCTCAGAGAA GTTGTAGCTAGGAGGCACGATTTAAAATTAATCGTAACATCCGCTACTATGGATTCCAGCAAATTCTCGGCGTTTTTCGGAAATGCTGCGACGTTTCAAATTCCAGGTCGCACATTCCCAGTAGAAATATTACACGCAAAGAACGCAGTAGATGATTATGTAGATGCTGCTGTAAAACAGGTGTTGCAAATACATTTACAACCACGTTCTGGCGATGTATTGGTATTCATGCCTGGTCAAGAAGACATTGAAGTCACCTGTGAAGCGTTGAAAGAGCGATTAGCCGAAATCGAATCAGCTCCACTACTTTCTATTCTACCAATCTATTCACAATTACCCTCAGACTTGCAGGCTAAGATCTTTCAGCGTTCTGAAGGAGGTCTGCGAAAATGTGTTGTGGCTACCAATATCGCAGAAACTTCGTTGACCGTAGACGGTATTGTATTCGTCGTTGATTCTGGATACTGCAAGCTAAAGGTTTACAATCCACGAATTGGTATGGATGCTTTACAAGTGTATCCTGTGTCTAGAGCTAACGCTGATCAACGAGCTGGAAGAGCAGGACGTACTGGTCCTGgcacatgttttagattataCACCAGAAGGCAATACTTAGACGAGTTACTTCTAACTGGAGTCCCAGAAATACAGCGAACCAATCTTGCTAACACTGTGTTACTGTTGAAATCTTTGGGTGTGCAGGATTTATTAGCGTTTCATTTCATGGATCCTCCTCCTCAAGACAATATATTGAATTCGTTGTATCAGCTATGGATCTTGGGCGCTTTGGATCACACAGGACGTCTTACGCCTTTAGGACGTCAAATGGCAGAGTTTCCTTTGGACCCTCCCCAGTGCCAAATGTTAATAGTGGCTTCCCAACTGGGATGTACTGCTGACATACTTATCATAG TTTCAATGTTATCAGTGCCGTCGATATTCTATAGACCCAAAGGGCGCGAGGAGGATTCTGATTCAGCGAGGGAGAAGTTCCAAGTACCAGAATCCGATCATTTGACGTACTTAAACGTATACAATCAGTGGAAAACAAATGGCTATTCGAGTTCATGGTGTAACGACCATTTCATTCATGCGAAAGCCATGCGTAAAGTAAGAGAAGTGCGACAGCAACTTGAAGAGATTCTAAAGCAGCAGAAAATGGAGGTTGTGAGCTGTGGCACAGACTGGGATATCGTTCGGAAGTGCATTTGTTCGGCATATTTCCACCAAGCAGCCAGACTGAAGGGTATTGGCGAATACGTTAATTGCCGTACCGGAATGCCATGCCATCTCCACCCAACTTCCGCTTTGTTTGGTATGGGATTCACACCGGATTATGTGGTGTACCATGAGCTTGTTATGACGGCTAAAGAGTACATGCAGTGTGTCACTGCCGTTGACGGACACTGGCTTGCCGAGTTAGGTCCTATGTTCTTCAGCGTGAAGGAAACTGGAAGAAGCGGACGAGCGAAGAGACGAAAAGCGATGCAGCATTTGCATGAAATGGAAGGACAAATGAAGGAAGCAGAGGAGGAGATGAAAGCTAGAGctcaggaacaactggaacgtGAGCAGGCTTCTATCAGAAA aAAAGAAATATTAACACCTGGTATCAGGGAGCCAGGAACTCCAGCACCTTACCGTAAAACTCCAGGCAGATTAGGATTGTAA
- the CPR3 gene encoding cuticular protein 3 codes for MAGKLIVFLSLAVFAKGAVVPAAPLVLPAKLEELDAAPQYSFAYDVQDAVTGDSKAQYETRNGDIVQGSYSLIEADGTRRIVEYTADPINGFNAVVSREPATALAAIAAPVVPYAPAIAPAAVSPVLPAAAAPAPAIPSSGPDSDVEVVEARSGPLRSAPIREQQLRQQQEQQLQQLKDIERQQQEQQQQQLRQLQQLQQQSRLHFQQAQQQQAQQQAQQRQRPEQRLETEERPQRTQQAQEAPVRAVAAPLQIPVRSQRVITLSEAKGLPVAYYSTYSSPVAFAAPLAFSAAAAALP; via the exons ATGGCTGGAAAG CTCATCGTATTCTTAAGCTTGGCGGTTTTCGCTAAGGGGGCGGTGGTACCCGCGGCGCCGTTGGTGTTACCCGCGAAACTCGAAGAGCTGGACGCGGCGCCGCAGTATAGTTTCGCGTACGACGTGCAGGACGCGGTGACAGGCGACTCGAAGGCGCAGTACGAGACCAGGAACGGGGACATCGTTCAGGGTAGTTACAGTCTGATCGAAGCTGACGGCACCCGCCGCATCGTCGAATACACTGCCGACCCGATCAACGGGTTCAACGCGGTAGTCAGCCGTGAACCGGCAACCGCTCTGGCAGCCATCGCCGCGCCGGTAGTACCATATGCACCTGCAATAGCGCCGGCCGCAGTGTCACCTGTTTTACCGGCCGCGGCTGCTCCAGCGCCTGCCATACCCTCTAGCGGACCGGACTCTGACGTCGAGGTGGTGGAAGCTAGGTCTGGACCTCTGCGCTCCGCTCCCATCCGGGAGCAGCAACTCAGACAACAGCAGGAGCAGCAACTGCAGCAGCTGAAAGATATCGAGAGGCAACAGCaagagcagcagcagcaacaactgCGTCAGCTTCAGCAGCTCCAGCAACAATCCAGGCTGCACTTCCAGCAGGCGCAACAGCAGCAAGCCCAGCAACAAGCTCAACAACGCCAGAGGCCTGAACAGCGACTTGAAACGGAGGAACGACCACAGAGGACCCAACAGGCCCAGGAAGCGCCCGTCAGGGCTGTAGCTGCCCCCCTGCAGATCCCGGTTAGGTCTCAACGAGTGATCACTCTCTCCGAGGCTAAAGGATTACCCGTTGCCTACTACTCCACCTACTCGTCCCCGGTGGCGTTCGCAGCGCCCCTCGCCTTCTCGGCCGCTGCCGCCGCGCTCCCTTGA
- the LOC117221024 gene encoding ras-related protein Rab-34: MLETRSAVYKMLEVARYDRQIDNWPPPFSSDITPYNETNFSTLVRRSCASKSLSLRISKTIIVGDVSVGKSCLVNRFCHKTFDANYKATIGVDFEVETFDILGIPFHLQIWDTAGQERFKSIAASYYRGANVIVVTFDLSNLISLGHCERWLSEAAKSNREPYHVFLVGTKRDLLSNQIYRIIEKRAIVVAQKLKAEFWAVSSKTGDGVSELFTRIAVLTFHSMVLNELQYIKQKINIGSDLITLNNQTENLKQRRKKNKCFECSGSVIEY, encoded by the exons ATGCTAGAAACGCGTTCGGCtgtttataaaatgttagaAGTTGCGCGGTATGATAGACAG atcgatAATTGGCCGCCACCATTTTCATCCGACATCACGCCATACAATGAAACAAACTTCAGTACGCTTGTTAGGCGATCATGTGCGTCGAAAAGTTTGTCTCTGAGAATTTCGAAAACGATAATAGTAGGAGACGTTTCTGTCGGAAAATCATGTTTAGTGAATCG ATTTTGCCATAaaacatttgatgctaactacaAAGCAACAATTGGAGTAGATTTTGAAGTGGAAACATTTGACATCCTTGGCATACCTTTTCAtttacaaat ATGGGACACAGCTGGTCAAGAAAGATTTAAATCTATTGCAGCTTCTTATTACAGGGGTGCAAATG tgATTGTTGTTACATTTGATTTGAGCAATTTAATATCTTTGGGACATTGTGAACGATGGTTATCCGAAGCTGCCAAAAGTAATAGAGAACCGTACCATGTGTTTCTAGTAGGCACAAAACGAGATTTGTTG tcaaatcaaatatatagaataatagagAAGAGAGCTATTGTTGTGGCACAGAAATTGAAAGCTGAATTCTGGGCTGTATCATCTAAAACAGGGGATGGTGTATCAGAATTATTCACAAGAATTGCTGTACTGACTTTCCACTCCATGGTTTTAAACGAGTTACAATATATCAAACAGAAAATCAATATTGGCTCTGATTTAATAA CACTTAACAATCAAACAGAAAATCTTAAGCaaagaagaaagaagaacaAATGCTTTGAATGTTCTGGATCAGttatagaatattaa
- the RpL23A gene encoding ribosomal protein L23A: protein MAPKPKPTDKAAGKPAEKKTEKKAEKKPATAASTSKVTKPAAKPAAKKPAAAKATNAAKPATKPATKPTPKVAAKPLISKPKKNVQATKKSPKGGKPAGPVQKALKVQKKILRCVHGSRVRKIRTSVHFHRPKTYRPPRNPKYTRKSVPNRNRMDAFNIIKFPLTTEAAMKKIEDNNTLVFIAHTRANKYHIKASIKKLYDVDVAKVNTLIRPDGKKKAYVRLTRDYDALDVANKIGII from the exons ATGGCTCCAAAACCTAAACCCACGGACAAAGCAG CCGGTAAACCGGCTGAAAAGAAAACGGAGAAGAAAGCTGAGAAGAAGCCAGCAACAGCTGCTTCCACTTCAAAAGTGACGAAACCAGCTGCTAAGCCAGCAGCAAAGAAACCAGCAGCAGCTAAAGCCACAAATGCTGCTAAACCCGCTACAAAACCAGCAACAAAGCCTACACCTAAGGTTGCTGCTAAACCACTCATCAGCAAACCCAAGAAGAATGTCCAGGCTACAAAGAAATCACCTAAAGGTGGAAAACCAGCGGGACCTGTTCAAAAGGCACTCAAAGTTCAGAAAAAG ATCTTGAGGTGTGTTCATGGATCAAGAGTAAGGAAAATAAGAACATCCGTACATTTCCATCGCCCGAAAACATACAGACCACCAAGAAATCCAAAGTATACCAGAAAATCAGTACCAAACAGGAATCG TATGGATGCTTTTAATATCATCAAATTCCCATTGACCACTGAAGCAGCCATGAAAAAGATTGAAGACAACAACACGTTAGTTTTTATTGCACACACGCGGGCTAACAAATACCACATTAAGGCATCTATCAAAAAGTTGTATGATGTTGATGTAGCCAAAGTTAACACTTTAATCAGGCCTGATGGTAAAAAGAAAGCATATGTGCGGTTAACGCGTGATTACGACGCACTCGATGTTGCAAATAAAAttggtataatataa
- the CPR2 gene encoding cuticular protein 2 translates to MAFKFVALMALVAAANAGLLPAASLSYAQPAPIAYAAAPVAKAVVAKTVDADYDPHPQYSYAYDVHDSLTGDAKSQQETRDGDVVQGSYSLLEADGTKRTVDYTADPVNGFNAVVRKEPAAVAVKAVAAAPLVHAAPIAHAAPLAYAAAAPVAKLATPLAHAPLIAAPAAKLAVAPAAHYAAPYAAPYAVAPAAHYAAPYAAQYAVAPAAQYAVAPAAQYAVAHAAPVAYSAHPAPIAKFAAAPAFSYAAQPHYL, encoded by the coding sequence TTCGTCGCCCTCATGGCCCTCGTGGCAGCCGCCAATGCTGGACTCTTGCCAGCGGCATCCCTGTCCTACGCTCAACCGGCCCCAATTGCCTACGCCGCGGCTCCAGTGGCGAAGGCAGTGGTAGCGAAGACCGTGGACGCCGACTACGACCCGCACCCACAATACAGCTACGCCTACGATGTCCATGACAGCCTGACCGGTGACGCCAAGAGCCAGCAGGAGACCCGCGACGGAGACGTCGTCCAGGGCAGCTACTCCCTCTTGGAGGCTGACGGAACGAAACGCACCGTCGACTACACCGCTGACCCAGTCAACGGATTCAACGCCGTAGTCCGCAAGGAACCCGCTGCCGTCGCCGTCAAGGCCGTCGCCGCCGCCCCGCTCGTTCACGCCGCACCCATCGCCCACGCAGCTCCTCTGGCCTACGCCGCCGCTGCCCCGGTCGCCAAGTTGGCCACCCCTCTGGCCCACGCTCCGCTGATCGCAGCCCCCGCCGCTAAGCTCGCCGTAGCGCCCGCTGCCCACTACGCCGCACCCTACGCCGCACCCTACGCCGTTGCCCCGGCTGCCCACTACGCCGCACCCTACGCCGCCCAGTACGCCGTTGCCCCTGCTGCCCAATACGCCGTTGCCCCAGCCGCTCAATACGCCGTCGCCCACGCCGCTCCGGTTGCCTACTCCGCCCACCCAGCCCCCATCGCCAAGTTCGCAGCAGCGCCCGCCTTCAGCTACGCCGCTCAACCACACTACCTCTAA